Genomic segment of Deinococcus planocerae:
CCTGCTCGGCCAGCCCGTGACCCTCCCGGCCCGGGCCGCCGCCTTCGGGCCTCTCCCCGCCGCGCCGGGGCAGCCCGCCGCCCTGGAGGCCCAGATTACCCGCGCCCTCGCCACCCGGCCCGAGGTGGCCCGCGCGGGGAACGACCTCGCGGACGCGCAGGCGCAGCTCCGGGCGGCGCAGCTCGACGTGCGGCTGCCCGACCTCAGCGCGTCGGCGCAGTACGGCCAGCTCACGACCGGCCAGTCGGGCGCCGCCACCCGCACGGTGGGGGGCAGCCTCGACGTGAAGACGGGCGTCCTCGCCGGGCAGGTCAGCTTTCCGCTGCGTGACCCCGGCGACCTCCCGACCGGGCTGGCCCTGACCCTGAGCGCCGACCTGCCCGTCCTCGGCGGCGGGCGGCGCGCGGCCCTGACGACCGCCGAGGTGGGGGTGCAGCGCGCGGCCCTCGCCCTCGACACTGCCCGGGGGAGCGTGGACCTGGAGGTGCGCCAGCGCTACGCGGACCTGCGCACGGCCCTGGACACCCTGGGGAGCCAGCGCGGAGCCCTGACCCGGGCGCGGGCGGCGCTCGCCACCACGCTCGGGAGGCTCGCGGCGGGCCTCGCCACCGCGCTCGACGTGGAGGCCGCCGAGCTCAGCCTCCGGCAGGCCGAACTCGCGGTGGACACCGCCACCGTGAACGCTTACCTCGCCTCGCTGCGGCTCGCCCAGGCGACGACCGACCTCGACCCCACCCTCCTGACCCCCCCCACGGCGCCCACCGCCCCGGAGGCCCGCCCATGAACCGTGTCCTGCTCGCCCTGACCCTCACCCTCGCCTCGCCCCTGGCCGCCGCGCAGACGGTGGGCCTCACCCTGGAAGGCGCCGTGACCCGCGCGCTCTCGGGCGGCCCCGACGTGACCACCGCCCGCGCCAACCTGCAAAAGGCCCAGGCCACCCTGCGCGCCACCCAGGCCGACCCCAGCTCGATCATCACCACCCTGACCCAGGCCCAGCAGGGCGCCGCCGCCGCCGAGGCCACCCTGGCGGGCACGAAGCTGAACGTGGCGCAGAACGTGATCAACCAGTACCTCGCCGCCTCCGAGGCCGCCGGGCGGATCACCCTGAACGAGGCGCAGGTCGCCCTCGACGAGCGCACCCTCCAGATCGCCCGCGCCCGTCTGGCGGCCCGGGTCGCCACCCAGCTCGACGTGAACCGGGCGCAGACCACCCTCAACCAGGACCGCCAGGAACTCGCCGACGCCCGCGCGAGCCTGCCCGTGCTCGAAGCCCAGCTCGCCCGCACCCTCGGGCTGAACACCGGCACCGACCTGCGCCTCGCCGCCCCGCCCGCGCCTCCCAAGCTCAGCGTGACGCTCGCCGGGCTCCAGTCGGGGCTGGACAAGCGGCTGCCGACCCTCGTGCAGGCGGCGCAGGGGACGGAGTTCGCGGCCCTTCAGGTCCGTATCGCCGACAACGACTACACCCCGGCCCGGACCCTGCAAGACGCCCAGGTCGCGCTCGCCAACGCCCGGCGGGACCTGGAGAGTGCCGGGCGCGCGGCCAACACGCAGGTCAGAGACGCCTACCGCACGGCCCAGGACGCGGCGCAGCGGGTCGACATCGCCCGGCAGACCCTCGCCAACGCGCAGACCACCCTGTCCCAGGCGCAGGCCCGCCTGAGGGCCGGGACCGCCGCCGCCATCGACGTGCAGCAGGCGCAGGTGCAGGCCCGGCAGGCGGGGTTCGGGGTGACACAGGCGCAGAACAACCTCTGGCGGGCCCTGGCCGCCCTCTCCGCCGCGTCCGGCACCGACGTGACCGGGCTCGTGAGGTGAAGGCCATGACCCCAGCCCATTCGGTCCCACCACGCCTCGCCCGCCGTCTCGCGCTGCCCCTGACCCTCCTGTTGCTCCTCGCCGCGTGCTCGCCGGGGGGGCAGGGAGGAGCTGACGCCGGGTCCGGAGCCGCCCGCCCCGCCGCCACCCGCAACGACCTCGACGCCGCGCCCGCCAAGACGACCGCCCTCGCCGTGCGGACGGTCCCGGCGAGGGCGGGCACCCTGAGCGTCCAGCGCACTGCCTCGGCCACCATCCGCGCCGACCGCGACAGCAACGTCGCCGCCCAGGCCAGCGGGACGGTCGAGCGCGTCCTCGCCCAGGAGGGCGACCGGGTGGGGGCCGGGCAGGTCGTCGTGAGGCTCGACGACACCCAGGCGCGGCAGGCCCTGGAGAATGCCCGTCTCCAGGCCCAGCAGGCGCAGATCAGCCTGGAGCAGGCCCGCACGAACACCGGGCAGGCGACGGCCTCCCTGGGGGCCGCCGTGCAGGCCGCCGAGGCGAGTCTGGAAAAGGCCCGGCAGGACGCCGCGAGCGCCGAGAACCTCTACGGCCTGGGCGGGATCAGCCAGGCCGACCTCAACGCCGCGCGCAGTGCGCTCGCGCAAGCGGAAAGCGCCCTCGCCCAGGCCAGGAACAACCTCTCGCAAAATGGGCGGGGCGGGCAGAGCAGCCTCGCCCTGCTCCAGACGCAGCTCGAAACGGCGCGGGCGGGGGTGCGGCAGGCGCAGGAGAACCTGACGCGCACCGCTGTGAAGGCCCCCTTCGCGGGGGTGATCGCCTCGCTCGCGGTGGAGGTCGGGGAGTTCGCCGCGCAGGGGAGCCCGGTCTTCCGGCTGGTGGACGAGAACAGCGTGAAGGCCACCTTCAACGTGAGTCCGGCGGACGCGGCGGCCTTGCAACCCGGCACGCGGCTCAACCTGGGGTACGGCGGCACGAACTACGTGGCCGTCGTGCAAGACGCGAGCGGGATCGCGGGAAGCGACCGCCTCGTGCCGGTGACCGCGCGGGTGCAGGGGGGCGGCAGCCTGCCGGTCGGCGGCACGGCGCAGGTGCGCTACCGCGCCACCCTCGGCAACGGGGTGCTCGTGCCGACCGGGGCGATTCAGGTCGAGGGCGGCGAGAACGCGGTGTACGTCGCCGCGCAAGGGACGGCCCGCCGGGTCCCGGTCACCGTCGTCGCCGAGTCGCAGGGGCGGGTCGCCGTGCGGGGAGTCACGGCGGGCGCCCGCGTGATCTTCCCGGTGCCGCCCAGCCTCCAGGACGGGGCGAGCATCCGGGTGGGGGCCCCGGCAGCCGGGGCGGGGGGGCAGAGCCCATGAGCGTTCACGACCAGCCCGAACTCACCGCGCCGCGCGGCACCCTCCCCGACGGCACGCCCGAGCCCGTCGTCAACCCCGCCGTGCGCTTCAGCGTGCGCAACTACGTCTTTTCCATCGGTGTCTTCGTGCTCGCGGTGCTGCTGGGCTTGATCGCCACCACCCGCCTCGGCGTGGAGCTGCTGCCCAACTTCGAGGTGCCCGTCCTCGCGGTGAGCACGTCCTACCCCGGCGCGACCCCCGATCAGGTCGACCGCGAGGTGAGCCGCCCGGTCGAGGACGCGGTGAGCACCCTCGGCGGCGTGGTGGACATCAACTCGACCTCGGTGAGCGGGCAGTCGGCGGTGGTGATCACCTTCTCCGACCAGACCGACATCGACTCGGCGGCGAACAGCGTCTCCCAGGCGGTCGCGGCGATCCGCGCCACCCTGCCCGAAGGCACCGAGGCCCCGGTCGTCCAGAAGTTCGACCCCAACGCGACGCCGATTCTCACCCTCGCCCTCCTGGGAGGCTCGGCGCCCGCGGCGGACGTGACGACCTACGCCGAGGACGTCCTCGTGCCCCGGCTGGAGCGGGTGGAGGGCGTGGCCGACGTGAGCGTCTCGGGCGGGCCCGAGCGGCAGATCCAGGTGCTGCTCGACCCCGCGCGGCTCCAGGCGTACAACCTCGCGCCGGGCCGGGTGTCGGCGGCGATCCAGGCCTCGGCGCTCGACCTGCCCGCCGGAAGCGTCACCCAGGGCGGCAACACCATCGGCTTTTCCACCCGCAACACGCCGACCACCCTCGCCGACGTGGAGCGCATCGTCGTGGACCCCGCCACGGGGCTGCGGGTGGCGGACGTGGCGACCGTGCGCGACGCGGCGGCCCGGCCCACGAGCTACGCCCGGCTCAACGGCCAGCCCGCCGTGCTCCTCGACGTGCGCAAGGCGAGCGGCACGAACAGCGTGGCGGTGGCCGACAACGTGCGCGCGGCGATGGAGGCCCAGACCCTCCCCGCCGGGTACCGCCTCACCCTGGCGAGCGACACCACCCGCGAGACGCGCGCCACCGTGGAAGACACCTTCAAGGAGTTCCTGATCGCCATCGGGGCGGTGGGCGTGATCGTGCTGCTCTTCCTGGGGCGGCTGAATACCG
This window contains:
- a CDS encoding TolC family protein; this translates as MNRVLLALTLTLASPLAAAQTVGLTLEGAVTRALSGGPDVTTARANLQKAQATLRATQADPSSIITTLTQAQQGAAAAEATLAGTKLNVAQNVINQYLAASEAAGRITLNEAQVALDERTLQIARARLAARVATQLDVNRAQTTLNQDRQELADARASLPVLEAQLARTLGLNTGTDLRLAAPPAPPKLSVTLAGLQSGLDKRLPTLVQAAQGTEFAALQVRIADNDYTPARTLQDAQVALANARRDLESAGRAANTQVRDAYRTAQDAAQRVDIARQTLANAQTTLSQAQARLRAGTAAAIDVQQAQVQARQAGFGVTQAQNNLWRALAALSAASGTDVTGLVR
- a CDS encoding efflux RND transporter periplasmic adaptor subunit, producing MTPAHSVPPRLARRLALPLTLLLLLAACSPGGQGGADAGSGAARPAATRNDLDAAPAKTTALAVRTVPARAGTLSVQRTASATIRADRDSNVAAQASGTVERVLAQEGDRVGAGQVVVRLDDTQARQALENARLQAQQAQISLEQARTNTGQATASLGAAVQAAEASLEKARQDAASAENLYGLGGISQADLNAARSALAQAESALAQARNNLSQNGRGGQSSLALLQTQLETARAGVRQAQENLTRTAVKAPFAGVIASLAVEVGEFAAQGSPVFRLVDENSVKATFNVSPADAAALQPGTRLNLGYGGTNYVAVVQDASGIAGSDRLVPVTARVQGGGSLPVGGTAQVRYRATLGNGVLVPTGAIQVEGGENAVYVAAQGTARRVPVTVVAESQGRVAVRGVTAGARVIFPVPPSLQDGASIRVGAPAAGAGGQSP
- a CDS encoding TolC family protein: LLGQPVTLPARAAAFGPLPAAPGQPAALEAQITRALATRPEVARAGNDLADAQAQLRAAQLDVRLPDLSASAQYGQLTTGQSGAATRTVGGSLDVKTGVLAGQVSFPLRDPGDLPTGLALTLSADLPVLGGGRRAALTTAEVGVQRAALALDTARGSVDLEVRQRYADLRTALDTLGSQRGALTRARAALATTLGRLAAGLATALDVEAAELSLRQAELAVDTATVNAYLASLRLAQATTDLDPTLLTPPTAPTAPEARP